Proteins from a single region of Rhipicephalus sanguineus isolate Rsan-2018 chromosome 5, BIME_Rsan_1.4, whole genome shotgun sequence:
- the LOC119393744 gene encoding histone-lysine N-methyltransferase SETMAR-like has protein sequence MSRTQIKEWYNRFKDGRTSVESEPRSGRPSTCRNDQVIAEVNAVGMRDRRVTIREIAEEVGISTFSAHSIMTEDLTMKRVAAKFVPKLLTVDQKQLRVEVSQDMLDFTSSDPTFMNTIITGDESWVYGYDPETKSQSSQWKHSASPRPKKARQVRSNVKVMLSAFFDSRGVVHHEYAPQGQTITKEYYRDVLRRLRDAVRRKRPELWSTGNWRIHHDNAPAHSSHLVQTF, from the coding sequence ATGAGCCGCACACAGAttaaggagtggtacaaccggtttaaagacggccgcacatcggtggagagcgagccacgctccggtcggccatcaacatgccgaaatgaccaggtcattgccgaagtgaacgctgtggggatgcgggaccgtcgtgtgactatccgggaaattgcggaagaggtgggcatcagcactttctctgcacattccattatgacCGAAGATTTGACCATGAAGAGAGTTGCGGCGAAATTCGTGCCGAAACTGCTCACGGTGGATcaaaagcaacttcgtgttgaagtctcACAGGACATGCTGGATTTCACAAGCAGTGACCCTACCTTCATGAACACCATTATCACTGGTGATGAGTCTTGGGTGTACGGGTACGACCCggaaaccaaatcccagtcgtcacagtggaagcattccgcgtcaccaagaccaaagaaggcccgccaagtgcgcagcaacgtcaaagtgatgctgagtgctttctttgactcccgcggtgtggtacaccacgagtacgcaccacagggtcaaacaatcaccaaagagtactacagggatgtcctccgtcgcctacgtgatgctgtgcggcgcaagagacctgagttgtggtcaacaggaaactggcgcatccatcacgacaatgctccTGCACATTCCTCACACTTGGTTCAGACTTTTTAG